The following proteins are encoded in a genomic region of Nicotiana sylvestris chromosome 4, ASM39365v2, whole genome shotgun sequence:
- the LOC104230623 gene encoding glycolipid transfer protein 3: MKRKRDMEIESTEIRSAIQELSLLQVLKVQPEEAEVDDHNITTIPTLPFLSISTLVLQVLDKIGPTMAVLRQDIYQNIQRLEKIHDSDPSLYSNMVEILKKEVNEGKEKKGPSCSKAVLWLTRSLDFSLALLQLLVEDLERNMEQAVQESYTNTLKPWHGWISSAAFKVALKLVPDSKGLITILMGKNKSNDDFKKEMRTFISLLAPLLKEIHNVLGAYGLDTLKST, encoded by the exons atgaagagaaaaagagatATGGAGATAGAGTCAACTGAAATACGATCTGCTATTCAAGAACTTTCCTTGTTGCAGGTGCTCAAAGTACAACCTGAAGAAGCTGAAGTTGATGATCATAATATTACCACTATTCCTACCTTGccttttctctctatctctactTTGGTCCTTCAAGTTCTTg ATAAGATAGGGCCAACAATGGCAGTATTGAGACAAGACATATATCAGAACATCCAG AGATTGGAAAAGATCCATGATTCAGATCCTTCCCTCTACTCAAATATGGTTGAGATATTAAAGAAAGAGGTTAATGAAGGCAAAGAAAAAAAGGGTCCTAGCTGTAGTAAAGCCGTTCTTTGGCTCACCAG ATCCTTGGATTTCTCATTAGCACTGTTACAACTACTGGTTGAAGATTTAGAGAGGAATATGGAGCAAGCAGTTCAAGAATCTTACACTAACACTCTTAAGCCATGGCATGGATGGATCTCTTCAGCAGCTTTTAAA GTAGCGTTAAAACTAGTACCAGACAGTAAGGGTTTAATCACAATTCTCATgggaaaaaataaaagtaatgatGACTTTAAGAAGGAAATGCGCACCTTTATTTCACTACTGGCACCTCtcttaaaagaaattcacaacgTTCTG GGCGCATATGGTCTTGATACATTAAAATCTACTTGA